A single region of the Pseudorhodoplanes sp. genome encodes:
- a CDS encoding nitrate reductase subunit alpha, whose translation MSHFLDRLTFFNRVVDDFSDGHGIVTREDRRWEDGYRKRWQHDKIVRSTHGANCTGSCSWKIYVKGGIVTWETQQTDYPRTRPELPNHEPRGCSRGASYSWYLYSGNRVKYPLVRSRLLKLWREARAMRTPVAAWASIVEDPKKRAAYTTKRGLGGFVRATWDEVTEIVASANAYTAKKHGPDRVIGFSPIPAMSMVSYAAGSRYLSLLGGVCMSFYDWYCDLPPSSPQTWGEQTDVPESADWYNSGFLILWGSNVPQTRTPDAHFYTEARYRGAKSVVITPDYSEASKFADLWISVKQGTDAALAMAMGHVILREFYIDRQAQYFEDYVRQYTDMPMLVRLDKKDGELVPGRMLRASDFAGGLGETNNPEWKTVAFDETSESIVVPRGSVGFRWGEKGKWNLEEKDSEGRDTSLRMSLESAHDEIVDVAFPYFGNLDHEHFVGDAHPSVLERRVPVKKVKLSDGEALVATVFDLFVANYGVDRGFGGGHVAKSYDENVPYTPAWAEKITGVPRDQIITVAREFALNAEKTKGRSMVIIGAAMNHWYHSDMNYRGVINMLVMCGCIGQSGGGWSHYVGQEKLRPQSGWLPLAFALDWGRPPRQQNSTSFFYAHTDQWRYETVGVEEILSPTAPPGPWDGALIDYNVRAERMGWLPSAPQLRQNPLAIAKKAEAAGLDAKDYVAKALKSGELQMACEDPDHPDNWPRNMFVWRSNLLGSSGKGHEYFLKHLLGTTHGVQGKDLGESGRKKPQDVVWHDDAPIGKLDLLVTLDFRMSTTCVYSDIVLPTATWYEKNDLNTSDMHPFIHPLTAAVDPVWEARSDWEIYKSIAKAFSRVAPEVLGAEKDVVMTPIMHDSPAEIAQALDVKDWKKGEVEPIPGKTMPAVTVVERDYPNLYKRFTSLGPLMSKLGNGGKGMAWNTEHEVDFLKKLNGVVTEEGATKGLARINTDIDATEVILTLAPETNGEVAVKAWDSLSKTTGRDHTHLAIPKEDEKIRFRDVVAQPRKIISSPVWSGLESEKVCYNACYTNVHELIPWRTLSGRQQLYQDHLWMRAFGEALCVYRPPVDLKAVKPVIDLKRNGEKQIVLNFITPHQKWGIHSTYTDNLLMLTLSRGGPIVWISEVDAKAAGIVDNDWIEAYNANGALVARAVVSQRVKQGMCLMYHAQEKIVNVPGSEMTGQRGGIHNSVTRAVVKPTHMIGGYAQLSYGFNYYGTIGTNRDEFVIVRKMSKVDWLDTPTADQPEPLAVARNLEAAE comes from the coding sequence CAATCGCGTGAAGTATCCGCTTGTGCGCTCGCGCCTGCTCAAGCTGTGGCGCGAGGCACGGGCGATGCGCACGCCGGTCGCGGCTTGGGCCTCGATCGTGGAGGACCCGAAAAAGCGCGCGGCCTATACCACCAAGCGTGGTCTTGGTGGCTTTGTGCGCGCCACTTGGGACGAGGTGACTGAGATCGTCGCCTCGGCCAATGCCTACACCGCCAAGAAGCACGGACCCGACCGCGTCATCGGTTTCTCGCCGATTCCGGCCATGTCCATGGTCTCCTACGCAGCGGGCTCGCGTTATCTGTCGCTGCTCGGCGGCGTCTGCATGTCGTTCTATGACTGGTATTGCGACTTGCCGCCGTCTTCTCCACAGACCTGGGGCGAGCAGACCGACGTGCCTGAAAGCGCGGATTGGTATAACTCCGGCTTCCTGATCCTCTGGGGCTCCAACGTTCCGCAGACCCGTACGCCGGACGCGCATTTCTACACCGAGGCGCGCTATCGCGGCGCCAAGAGCGTTGTGATCACGCCGGATTATTCGGAAGCATCGAAATTTGCCGACCTATGGATTTCGGTGAAGCAGGGCACCGACGCCGCGCTGGCCATGGCGATGGGGCACGTGATCCTGCGCGAATTCTACATTGACCGTCAGGCGCAGTATTTCGAGGACTATGTCCGCCAATATACCGACATGCCGATGCTTGTGCGTCTCGACAAGAAGGACGGCGAGTTGGTTCCGGGGCGCATGCTGCGCGCCTCCGATTTCGCCGGCGGCCTCGGCGAGACCAACAATCCGGAATGGAAAACCGTCGCCTTCGACGAAACTTCGGAAAGTATCGTTGTGCCGCGCGGCTCGGTCGGCTTCCGTTGGGGCGAGAAAGGCAAGTGGAATCTGGAGGAGAAGGATTCCGAAGGACGTGACACCAGCCTTCGCATGTCTCTGGAAAGCGCGCATGATGAGATCGTCGATGTGGCTTTCCCATATTTCGGCAATCTCGATCACGAACATTTCGTCGGCGACGCGCACCCCAGTGTGCTGGAGCGACGCGTTCCGGTGAAGAAGGTGAAGCTCTCCGACGGCGAAGCGCTGGTGGCGACCGTGTTTGACCTGTTTGTCGCGAATTACGGCGTCGATCGCGGCTTCGGCGGCGGCCATGTCGCCAAATCCTACGACGAGAATGTACCTTATACGCCGGCCTGGGCGGAAAAGATCACCGGCGTACCGCGCGACCAGATCATCACCGTGGCGCGCGAATTTGCGCTGAATGCCGAGAAGACCAAGGGCCGTTCGATGGTGATCATCGGCGCCGCGATGAACCACTGGTACCACTCGGACATGAATTACCGTGGCGTCATCAACATGCTGGTGATGTGCGGTTGCATCGGTCAGTCGGGTGGCGGCTGGTCTCATTATGTCGGGCAGGAGAAGCTGCGGCCACAATCGGGGTGGCTTCCCCTGGCATTCGCGCTCGACTGGGGCCGGCCGCCGCGCCAACAGAACTCAACCTCATTCTTTTATGCGCATACCGACCAGTGGCGTTATGAGACCGTGGGCGTCGAGGAAATCCTGTCGCCGACCGCGCCTCCGGGGCCATGGGACGGTGCGCTGATCGACTATAATGTGCGCGCCGAACGCATGGGCTGGCTGCCATCGGCGCCGCAGCTCCGGCAGAATCCGCTCGCGATTGCGAAAAAAGCGGAAGCGGCTGGGCTCGATGCCAAGGACTATGTCGCCAAGGCGCTGAAATCCGGCGAATTGCAAATGGCCTGCGAGGATCCGGATCATCCGGACAACTGGCCGCGCAACATGTTCGTCTGGCGCTCCAATCTGCTTGGCTCCTCGGGCAAGGGCCACGAATATTTCCTCAAGCATCTGCTCGGCACGACGCATGGCGTGCAGGGCAAGGATCTGGGCGAGAGCGGTCGGAAAAAGCCGCAGGATGTGGTCTGGCATGATGACGCGCCGATCGGGAAACTCGATCTGCTGGTCACGCTTGATTTCCGCATGTCCACGACCTGCGTCTATTCCGATATCGTTCTGCCGACCGCGACCTGGTACGAGAAGAACGATCTCAACACCTCCGACATGCATCCCTTCATTCACCCGCTCACTGCGGCGGTGGACCCGGTATGGGAGGCGAGGAGCGACTGGGAAATCTACAAGTCCATCGCCAAGGCGTTTTCACGCGTCGCGCCGGAAGTGCTCGGCGCGGAGAAAGATGTGGTGATGACGCCGATCATGCATGACAGCCCGGCCGAAATTGCGCAGGCGCTGGATGTGAAGGACTGGAAGAAGGGCGAGGTCGAGCCGATCCCCGGCAAGACCATGCCGGCGGTCACGGTGGTCGAGCGCGACTATCCGAATCTCTACAAGCGCTTCACCTCCCTCGGCCCGCTGATGTCGAAGCTCGGCAACGGCGGCAAGGGCATGGCCTGGAACACCGAGCATGAAGTTGACTTCCTCAAGAAGCTGAACGGCGTCGTAACTGAGGAAGGCGCGACCAAGGGGCTTGCCCGGATCAACACCGACATCGACGCGACGGAGGTCATTCTCACGCTGGCGCCCGAAACCAACGGCGAGGTCGCGGTCAAGGCATGGGATTCATTGTCCAAGACCACCGGCCGCGACCACACTCATCTCGCCATTCCGAAGGAGGACGAGAAGATCCGCTTCCGCGACGTGGTCGCGCAGCCGCGCAAGATCATCTCATCACCGGTCTGGTCCGGGCTGGAGAGTGAGAAGGTCTGCTACAATGCCTGCTACACCAATGTCCACGAACTGATCCCATGGCGGACCTTGTCCGGGCGCCAGCAGCTCTATCAGGATCATCTGTGGATGCGAGCCTTTGGCGAGGCGCTCTGCGTGTATAGGCCGCCGGTTGATCTGAAGGCAGTCAAGCCGGTGATCGACCTGAAGCGGAACGGCGAAAAGCAGATCGTTCTCAACTTCATTACGCCGCATCAGAAATGGGGCATCCACTCCACCTATACCGACAATCTGCTGATGCTCACCTTGTCGCGCGGCGGTCCGATTGTGTGGATCAGCGAGGTTGACGCCAAGGCGGCCGGCATTGTCGATAACGACTGGATCGAAGCCTACAATGCCAACGGTGCATTGGTCGCGCGCGCCGTGGTTTCTCAACGTGTCAAGCAAGGCATGTGCCTGATGTATCACGCGCAAGAGAAGATCGTGAATGTGCCAGGATCGGAAATGACTGGCCAGCGCGGCGGCATCCATAATTCTGTGACACGCGCGGTGGTGAAACCGACGCACATGATCGGCGGCTACGCCCAGCTGTCCTATGGCTTCAACTATTACGGTACGATCGGCACGAACCGAGACGAATTCGTGATCGTGCGCAAGATGAGCAAGGTCGACTGGCTCGACACGCCGACCGCCGATCAGCCCGAGCCGCTGGCCGTCGCCCGCAATCTGGAGGCTGCAGAATGA